One genomic segment of Microbacterium maritypicum includes these proteins:
- the sufU gene encoding Fe-S cluster assembly sulfur transfer protein SufU, whose amino-acid sequence MSDLQNLYQELILDHSRTPHGYGLREEIPAQSHQLNPTCGDEITLQVHRDADGSVEAIAWEGHGCAISQASASLLAELAEGLSVEDLEVRIAAFREAMRSRGKIEPDEELLGDAAALGGVSKYVARVKCAMLAWVAAEDALTRS is encoded by the coding sequence ATGAGCGATCTGCAGAACCTGTACCAGGAGCTGATCCTGGACCACTCGCGCACGCCGCACGGCTACGGACTCCGCGAGGAGATCCCGGCGCAGTCCCACCAGCTGAACCCGACCTGCGGTGACGAGATCACCCTCCAGGTGCATCGCGACGCCGACGGCAGCGTCGAGGCGATCGCCTGGGAGGGCCACGGGTGCGCGATCTCCCAGGCCTCGGCCTCCCTGCTGGCGGAGCTCGCCGAAGGACTCAGCGTCGAAGACCTCGAGGTGCGCATCGCGGCATTCCGTGAGGCGATGCGATCCCGCGGCAAGATCGAACCCGACGAGGAGCTGCTCGGCGACGCCGCGGCCCTCGGCGGAGTGTCGAAGTACGTCGCCAGGGTCAAGTGCGCCATGCTCGCCTGGGTCGCCGCAGAGGACGCGTTGACCCGCAGCTGA
- a CDS encoding GNAT family N-acetyltransferase, which translates to MPLHLTPLPAARFDEWRAASRQRLIDGNRRSGRRLGADAVSHVEHTFDELFPEGVATSTAWVASIVDDADGELGTLLLALNGQKLLLLDLVFETTSTDARRDDLLHSILQIARDRGATQIAMPLFPQDAAARAFVEGRGFEVASIQMVLEPLPVREVAGHVDVRPMTAERFPRFVAASEEGFAHDLVESGRYTPEEAAAESHRQMRAELPDGLDTEGQELFTATVAGTEVGILWFGMRRRDGRPQAFILDIEVAADQRRKGYGRELMHAAEREARRLGAESIGLHVFGFNEGAVELYEQLGYRRTEESLLRDL; encoded by the coding sequence ATGCCCCTGCACCTGACGCCTCTGCCCGCCGCGCGCTTCGACGAGTGGAGGGCGGCGTCGCGGCAGCGCCTCATCGACGGCAACAGGCGCTCGGGACGACGCCTCGGCGCAGACGCGGTCAGCCACGTCGAGCACACCTTCGACGAGCTGTTCCCCGAAGGCGTCGCGACATCGACGGCGTGGGTCGCGAGCATCGTGGACGATGCGGATGGCGAGCTCGGAACGCTCCTGCTGGCCCTGAACGGTCAGAAGCTGCTCCTCCTCGACCTCGTCTTCGAGACGACGTCGACCGATGCCCGGCGCGACGATCTTCTCCACAGCATCCTGCAGATCGCCCGCGACAGGGGCGCGACGCAGATCGCCATGCCGCTCTTCCCGCAGGACGCGGCCGCACGGGCATTCGTCGAGGGACGCGGGTTCGAGGTCGCCTCGATCCAGATGGTGCTGGAGCCGCTTCCGGTGCGCGAGGTCGCCGGGCACGTCGATGTGCGGCCGATGACCGCGGAGCGCTTCCCCCGTTTCGTCGCCGCGTCGGAGGAGGGTTTCGCGCACGACCTCGTCGAGTCCGGCCGGTACACGCCGGAGGAGGCCGCCGCCGAGTCGCATCGTCAGATGCGGGCGGAGCTTCCGGACGGACTCGACACCGAGGGGCAGGAGCTCTTCACCGCCACCGTCGCCGGCACCGAGGTCGGCATCCTCTGGTTTGGCATGCGTCGGCGCGACGGCCGACCGCAGGCGTTCATCCTCGACATCGAGGTGGCGGCGGATCAGCGCCGCAAGGGGTACGGGCGCGAGCTGATGCACGCCGCCGAGCGCGAGGCCCGCCGGCTCGGCGCGGAGTCGATCGGGCTGCACGTCTTCGGCTTCAACGAGGGAGCGGTCGAGCTCTACGAACAGCTCGGCTACCGGCGCACCGAGGAGAGCCTGCTGCGCGACCTCTGA
- a CDS encoding NADPH-dependent F420 reductase yields MTTLGIIGAGHIGSQVARVAIANGYDVVIANSRGPETLADLVAELGPKARAATAQEAAAAADVAVVTVPLRAIDDLPAEQLAGKIVLDTNNYYFERDGHIEALDKGETTTSELVQRALPDSKIAKAFNHIFASEITSDGTPAGTPDRRALATAGDDAEAVAFVTRFYDEAGFDTVNVGPLSDSWRVERDRPAYVVRQNAEELTANLAIANRLP; encoded by the coding sequence ATGACAACTCTCGGAATCATCGGTGCAGGACACATCGGCAGCCAGGTCGCGCGCGTGGCGATCGCGAACGGCTACGACGTGGTGATCGCCAACTCCCGCGGGCCGGAGACGCTCGCCGATCTGGTCGCCGAACTCGGCCCCAAGGCTCGGGCGGCCACCGCGCAGGAGGCCGCTGCCGCTGCCGACGTCGCGGTCGTCACGGTGCCGCTCCGCGCCATCGACGACCTCCCCGCCGAGCAGCTCGCCGGCAAGATCGTCCTCGACACGAACAACTACTACTTCGAGCGGGACGGCCACATCGAGGCCCTCGACAAGGGCGAGACGACGACGTCGGAGCTGGTGCAGCGCGCCCTCCCTGACTCGAAGATCGCGAAGGCGTTCAACCACATCTTCGCTTCGGAGATCACGTCCGACGGCACACCTGCCGGCACCCCAGATCGTCGCGCACTGGCCACGGCCGGTGATGACGCGGAGGCCGTCGCCTTCGTGACCCGCTTCTACGACGAGGCCGGATTCGACACGGTCAATGTGGGGCCGCTGAGCGATTCCTGGCGAGTCGAGCGAGACCGTCCCGCCTACGTGGTCCGGCAGAACGCCGAGGAGCTCACCGCGAACCTCGCGATCGCGAACCGCCTGCCCTGA
- a CDS encoding GntR family transcriptional regulator — MAAGGELESVRVTRVLRDDIILGRRRPGARLVERDIAAELNVSRLPVREAIRTLVAEGIVVARPRTWAVVREFTHRDIQDFAEVREAIETLIFVFAAERHDEAGIARIRGAYERELEAARAEDSEAARVAAAEFHEIAVELAANEMLGELIAVFLTRLRWLFGQHDDLLAMADEHRIILEAMTARDTEALRRIVPAHLASGQSAAERRLAERGDLSA, encoded by the coding sequence ATGGCAGCAGGCGGCGAACTCGAGTCGGTGAGAGTCACGCGCGTCCTTCGCGACGACATCATCCTCGGGCGGCGCAGACCGGGAGCACGGCTCGTCGAGCGCGATATCGCGGCGGAGCTGAACGTCTCCCGGCTCCCGGTTCGCGAAGCCATCCGCACGCTCGTGGCCGAGGGGATCGTCGTCGCACGCCCCCGTACCTGGGCGGTCGTGCGGGAGTTCACCCACCGCGACATCCAGGACTTCGCCGAGGTGCGCGAGGCCATCGAGACGCTGATCTTCGTCTTCGCGGCCGAGCGGCACGATGAGGCCGGGATCGCCCGCATCCGTGGAGCCTACGAACGCGAACTCGAGGCCGCCCGCGCCGAGGACTCCGAGGCGGCCAGGGTCGCCGCGGCGGAGTTCCACGAGATCGCCGTCGAGCTCGCGGCGAACGAGATGCTCGGCGAGCTCATCGCCGTCTTCCTCACGCGTCTGCGCTGGTTGTTCGGACAGCACGACGACCTGCTCGCGATGGCGGACGAGCACCGCATCATCCTCGAGGCGATGACGGCGCGCGACACCGAAGCGCTGCGTCGGATCGTGCCGGCGCACTTGGCCAGCGGACAGTCCGCAGCCGAGCGGCGTCTCGCCGAGCGCGGCGATCTGAGCGCCTGA
- a CDS encoding SDR family NAD(P)-dependent oxidoreductase: protein MKHLDLTGSTTVITGAANGMGAGIARLLAGRGTHLALIDHDAAALATIAAELTDAHVTTHIVDLRDDDAVFAAAASIAEGHPRINALITCAGSSMLGDIDQLTMEEMRWLTDVNLWGTVSITKALLPALRAAPAAHITHLASVYALAAPAGRIPYAVSKFAVRAFSEALRHELEGTSVSVGAVYPAGVRTGIILHGRYAAAIDPAVAARAAAAQARMYHTEPADAAARIVRATERRSARTMVGREARLIDVLTRVAPSSYWRVMRRPLRAAIDTTTPAD, encoded by the coding sequence ATGAAGCACCTCGACCTCACCGGCAGCACCACCGTGATCACCGGAGCCGCCAACGGGATGGGCGCCGGCATCGCGCGTCTGCTCGCCGGTCGAGGAACGCACCTCGCGCTCATCGATCACGACGCCGCGGCGCTCGCGACCATCGCCGCGGAACTCACCGACGCCCACGTGACGACGCACATCGTCGACCTGCGCGATGACGACGCCGTGTTCGCCGCCGCCGCAAGCATCGCCGAGGGGCACCCACGCATCAACGCCCTGATCACGTGCGCCGGATCATCGATGCTCGGCGACATCGACCAGCTCACGATGGAGGAGATGCGCTGGCTCACCGATGTGAACCTGTGGGGCACGGTCTCGATCACCAAGGCACTCCTCCCCGCGCTCCGCGCAGCTCCGGCCGCGCATATCACGCACCTGGCCAGCGTCTACGCACTCGCCGCCCCCGCCGGACGCATCCCCTACGCCGTGAGCAAGTTCGCCGTGCGCGCCTTCTCCGAGGCACTGCGGCATGAGCTGGAGGGCACCTCGGTCAGCGTCGGCGCCGTCTACCCCGCGGGCGTGCGCACCGGCATCATCCTGCACGGGCGGTACGCCGCCGCGATCGATCCGGCCGTGGCCGCCCGCGCCGCCGCCGCGCAGGCCCGGATGTACCACACCGAGCCCGCGGACGCGGCGGCGCGCATCGTCCGGGCGACCGAACGACGCTCCGCGCGCACCATGGTCGGACGCGAGGCCCGCCTGATCGATGTGCTCACCCGCGTCGCGCCGTCGTCGTACTGGCGGGTGATGCGGCGGCCGCTGCGTGCCGCCATCGACACGACGACACCGGCGGACTGA
- a CDS encoding LysR family transcriptional regulator: MAMNLEQLRGFVEVARLGHFTRASEHLHLAQPSLSRQISTLERELGAELFHRARGHIALTAAGETLLPRAQRMLAEADAIRDEMGELAGLRRGRVRLGAPPTLCISLVAEAIRSFHASHPGVDLHLTESGSRRLVEQLAVGAVDIALITESDGPPPSGFSLTRTPLLAEELVVISAAAEPPVSTMPAMSLAHLATLPLIALDETYELRATTDAAFRSEGLRPTHVLEGAEMDAVLRFVERGVGVAVVPAMVLLDRPALRSVRLTHPMMTRTVSLAHRADVTPAVAVAAIREVIVATAAEVAHRDPAITSLL; encoded by the coding sequence GGTTCGTCGAGGTCGCGCGTCTCGGACACTTCACCCGCGCCTCCGAGCACCTGCACCTGGCACAGCCGTCGCTGAGCCGGCAGATCTCGACGCTCGAACGCGAGCTCGGCGCCGAGCTGTTCCACCGCGCACGCGGCCACATCGCCCTCACGGCTGCGGGCGAGACGCTGCTCCCCCGCGCACAGCGCATGCTCGCCGAGGCCGATGCCATCCGCGACGAGATGGGCGAGCTGGCAGGACTCCGCCGCGGACGCGTACGCCTGGGTGCGCCGCCCACGCTCTGCATCAGCCTGGTCGCCGAGGCGATCCGCTCCTTCCACGCGAGTCATCCGGGCGTCGATCTGCATCTGACCGAGAGCGGTTCCCGCCGGCTCGTCGAACAGCTCGCCGTCGGCGCCGTCGACATCGCCCTCATCACCGAATCCGACGGCCCACCGCCCTCGGGCTTCAGCCTCACGCGCACCCCGCTGCTCGCCGAAGAGCTCGTCGTGATCTCCGCCGCCGCAGAGCCGCCGGTCTCGACCATGCCCGCGATGAGCCTCGCCCACCTCGCCACGCTCCCGCTGATCGCTCTCGACGAGACCTACGAGCTCCGTGCGACGACCGATGCCGCTTTCCGCTCGGAGGGGCTCCGGCCCACCCACGTGCTCGAGGGCGCCGAGATGGATGCGGTGCTGCGCTTCGTCGAGCGCGGTGTCGGTGTCGCGGTGGTCCCGGCGATGGTGCTGCTCGATCGGCCCGCCCTGCGGTCGGTTCGACTGACGCATCCGATGATGACCCGCACCGTGAGCCTCGCCCACCGTGCGGATGTGACCCCTGCCGTCGCCGTCGCCGCGATCCGCGAGGTCATCGTCGCCACGGCCGCTGAGGTCGCGCACCGCGACCCGGCCATCACGAGCCTGCTCTGA